The Lentisphaerota bacterium genome has a segment encoding these proteins:
- the eda gene encoding bifunctional 4-hydroxy-2-oxoglutarate aldolase/2-dehydro-3-deoxy-phosphogluconate aldolase codes for MLQQTQSGVNSKRIVVMDQLFTKRIVPVVVLDQVEQAEPLAEALLRGGLPVMEITFRTPAAAAAIKRIATRYPEVRLGAGTLLTAEQIERAVEAGATFGLAPGFNAANVRRAHELGMLFLPGVMTPSEIEAALALGLKALKFFPAEAAGGAAMLKALAGPYAHTGVKFVPTGGIHAKNMGAYLALPTVAAIGGSWMVEKALINEGRWTEIERLTREAVAAAAS; via the coding sequence ATGTTACAACAGACGCAGTCAGGCGTCAACAGCAAGAGGATCGTTGTGATGGATCAGCTATTTACAAAACGCATTGTGCCGGTCGTGGTGTTGGATCAGGTTGAGCAGGCGGAGCCTTTGGCCGAAGCGCTGTTGCGTGGCGGGCTGCCGGTGATGGAGATCACATTCCGAACGCCTGCGGCGGCGGCGGCGATCAAGCGGATCGCGACGCGCTATCCGGAGGTCCGCCTCGGCGCGGGGACGCTGCTCACAGCCGAGCAGATCGAGCGGGCGGTCGAGGCCGGCGCGACCTTCGGGCTGGCGCCGGGGTTTAACGCGGCCAACGTCAGACGAGCGCACGAGTTGGGGATGCTGTTCCTGCCGGGCGTGATGACCCCTTCGGAGATCGAGGCCGCGCTGGCACTGGGGCTGAAAGCACTCAAGTTTTTCCCGGCCGAGGCGGCGGGCGGCGCAGCGATGCTCAAAGCGCTGGCCGGGCCGTACGCCCACACCGGCGTGAAATTCGTTCCCACCGGGGGAATCCACGCGAAGAACATGGGGGCGTATCTGGCGCTGCCCACGGTTGCGGCCATCGGTGGCTCCTGGATGGTCGAGAAGGCGCTGATCAACGAGGGCCGCTGGACCGAGATCGAGCGGCTCACGCGCGAGGCCGTCGCGGCGGCGGCTTCGTGA
- a CDS encoding cupin domain-containing protein, translated as MTRADLATIQGRCYPARRRTQNLVGGASPIQATNFAAGYITLAPDGGQTPWHNQEQEEVYFVLGGTVEVCLGTEREILSQGQAVYIPPHVFHQITNVGATSARFIYIYGPAGDVAHWRQELAGTLPKAGVDAPPLPAGARPQCTNTEIV; from the coding sequence ATGACACGTGCCGATCTAGCGACCATTCAGGGGCGATGCTATCCCGCCCGCCGCCGGACCCAAAATCTGGTTGGGGGCGCTTCACCAATCCAGGCCACAAACTTCGCAGCCGGTTACATCACCCTGGCCCCGGACGGCGGCCAGACCCCGTGGCACAATCAGGAGCAGGAAGAGGTTTATTTCGTGCTGGGGGGGACGGTCGAGGTCTGTCTGGGCACCGAACGCGAGATCCTCTCTCAGGGGCAGGCGGTCTACATCCCGCCCCACGTCTTTCATCAGATCACCAATGTCGGCGCGACCAGCGCCCGCTTCATTTACATCTACGGCCCCGCTGGCGATGTCGCGCACTGGCGGCAGGAACTCGCTGGCACCCTTCCCAAGGCAGGCGTGGACGCACCGCCCCTGCCTGCGGGCGCCAGGCCGCAGTGTACCAACACGGAAATCGTCTAA
- a CDS encoding deoxyribonuclease IV — MSENRHFIGPHVSAAGGVDHAPMAARAVQATGFGLFVKNQKQWHAPALTVEQQARFGAAIHTAGYTATQILPHAGYLINLANPDPDAHARSLGALIDEMKRCQALGLIMLNLHPGSHLHKLPVEAALDRVAESINRALVETAEVAVVIENTAGQGGCLGVTLAELGRIRERVEDASRLGFCLDTCHAWAAGYDIRTGDGLRRLLDEFEREVGPADRYLRGMHLNDTQHALGSRVDRHAPLGTGAIGWEPFRALLRDPRSRGIPLIIETPDESRWAGEVAELLAGI, encoded by the coding sequence ATGTCGGAAAACAGGCACTTTATAGGACCGCACGTTTCGGCCGCAGGCGGGGTCGATCACGCGCCGATGGCGGCCCGGGCGGTGCAGGCGACTGGTTTCGGCCTGTTCGTCAAGAACCAGAAGCAGTGGCACGCACCGGCGCTGACGGTGGAACAGCAGGCTCGGTTCGGCGCGGCGATCCATACGGCTGGCTACACGGCGACTCAGATTTTACCCCACGCGGGCTACCTGATCAATCTGGCCAATCCCGACCCCGACGCGCATGCGCGCTCACTGGGCGCTTTGATTGACGAGATGAAGCGCTGCCAGGCGCTCGGGCTGATCATGCTGAATCTGCATCCGGGAAGCCATCTGCACAAACTGCCCGTGGAGGCGGCCTTGGATCGGGTCGCGGAATCGATCAACCGCGCGCTCGTCGAAACGGCCGAAGTCGCGGTGGTGATCGAAAACACTGCGGGTCAGGGCGGCTGTCTGGGCGTGACCCTGGCCGAGTTGGGCCGCATACGGGAACGGGTGGAGGACGCCTCGCGCCTGGGGTTCTGTCTCGACACCTGCCATGCCTGGGCGGCCGGCTACGACATACGGACGGGGGACGGCCTGCGGCGGCTGCTGGATGAATTCGAGCGCGAGGTCGGCCCGGCTGACCGCTATCTGCGCGGAATGCACCTCAACGACACCCAGCACGCGCTCGGTTCGCGGGTGGATCGGCATGCGCCGCTCGGCACGGGCGCGATAGGCTGGGAGCCGTTTCGCGCGCTGCTGCGGGACCCCCGTTCCCGGGGCATTCCGCTGATTATTGAAACGCCCGACGAATCGCGCTGGGCTGGGGAGGTGGCCGAGTTGCTGGCGGGGATCTAA
- a CDS encoding 3-ketoacyl-ACP reductase: protein MNKPVALITGGSRGIGYGCALRLADAGFDIAIGDVRPEADCAEALDALRARGASVLYAICDISNGSQRAALIARIRQTFGRLNVLVNNAGVAPKERNDILQATEASFDFVMSINLKGSYFMTQIAANWMIEQKQATPDFVGCIINISSISSTVVSVNRGEYCISKAGVSMATQLWAMRLAEYGLQVYEIRPGVIATDMTAGVKAKYDAIIANGGIPLQRWGTPDDIARAVTSLARGDLPYSTGQVILIDGGMTTQRL from the coding sequence ATGAACAAACCTGTTGCACTCATCACCGGCGGTTCGCGGGGGATCGGCTACGGCTGCGCCCTCCGTCTGGCCGATGCGGGCTTTGACATCGCCATTGGCGATGTTCGCCCCGAGGCCGACTGCGCCGAGGCGCTCGATGCCCTCCGCGCACGCGGCGCATCCGTCCTCTACGCAATCTGCGACATTTCAAACGGTTCGCAGCGTGCCGCGCTCATCGCCCGGATCCGCCAGACCTTCGGCCGTCTCAACGTCCTCGTGAACAACGCAGGCGTTGCGCCGAAGGAGCGCAACGACATCCTGCAGGCGACCGAGGCGTCGTTCGACTTTGTGATGTCGATCAATCTCAAAGGGTCCTACTTTATGACCCAGATTGCGGCGAACTGGATGATCGAGCAGAAGCAGGCGACTCCCGACTTTGTCGGCTGCATCATCAACATCTCATCGATCTCATCCACCGTTGTCTCGGTCAATCGCGGCGAGTACTGCATCTCCAAGGCTGGCGTCTCGATGGCGACGCAGCTCTGGGCCATGCGGCTGGCCGAGTACGGACTGCAGGTCTACGAGATCCGCCCCGGCGTGATCGCGACCGACATGACCGCAGGCGTCAAGGCCAAGTACGACGCCATCATCGCCAATGGCGGCATTCCCCTCCAGCGCTGGGGCACCCCCGACGACATCGCCCGCGCCGTCACCTCCCTCGCCCGCGGCGATCTCCCCTACTCCACCGGCCAAGTGATTCTTATTGACGGCGGCATGACCACCCAGCGGCTGTAG
- a CDS encoding Gfo/Idh/MocA family oxidoreductase, with the protein MNGVTGRMGTHQHLLRSILPIIKQGGVRVSPTEFIVPDPILVGRNPIKLQKLAELSGVTKWTTDLAGVLKDPAYPVYFDAQGTNLRIPAVKQAIAAGKHIYCEKPTATNTRDAYALYTLAKKAGVKNGVVQDKLWLPGFLKLKTLMERGFFGEILSVKGEFGYWVFEGDTVPAQRPSWNYRKQDGGGMVIDMLCHWRYVIDNLFGPIKAVSCLAATHIKKRVDENGKKYPCTADDAAYSTFELENGVIVHFNSSWCTRVRRDDLLTVQVDGTQGSAVVTLRDVFIQPYGATPRPVWNPDIPQPINFFDDWQKMPDQMSFENAFKVQWELFLRHIALDEPFRWSLLEGAKGVQLAEKGLESSSKRAWVTLPVLKA; encoded by the coding sequence ATGAACGGCGTCACGGGACGCATGGGCACCCACCAGCATCTCCTCCGCTCGATCCTCCCGATCATCAAGCAGGGCGGTGTCCGGGTCTCCCCCACCGAGTTCATCGTCCCCGACCCAATCTTGGTCGGCCGCAATCCGATCAAGCTGCAGAAGCTCGCCGAGCTGTCGGGTGTGACGAAGTGGACCACTGATCTCGCGGGCGTCCTGAAGGACCCCGCCTATCCCGTCTATTTCGACGCCCAGGGCACCAATCTGCGTATCCCGGCCGTCAAGCAGGCGATCGCCGCTGGCAAGCACATCTATTGCGAGAAGCCGACCGCGACGAACACGCGGGATGCCTACGCGCTGTACACCCTCGCCAAAAAAGCGGGCGTGAAGAACGGCGTGGTCCAGGACAAGTTGTGGCTTCCCGGTTTCCTCAAACTCAAGACGCTCATGGAGCGCGGCTTTTTCGGCGAGATTCTGTCCGTCAAGGGAGAATTCGGCTACTGGGTGTTTGAGGGCGACACGGTACCGGCCCAGCGCCCGAGCTGGAACTACCGCAAGCAGGACGGGGGCGGCATGGTCATCGATATGCTCTGCCATTGGCGTTATGTGATTGACAACCTGTTCGGCCCGATCAAGGCGGTCTCCTGCCTCGCGGCCACGCACATCAAAAAGCGGGTCGACGAGAACGGCAAAAAATATCCCTGCACCGCCGACGACGCCGCCTACTCGACCTTTGAGCTGGAGAACGGCGTGATCGTCCACTTCAACTCCTCGTGGTGTACCCGTGTCCGGCGCGACGACCTGCTGACCGTCCAGGTCGACGGCACCCAAGGTTCAGCCGTCGTCACCTTGCGAGACGTCTTCATCCAGCCCTACGGCGCCACGCCGCGGCCCGTGTGGAACCCCGACATCCCGCAGCCGATCAACTTCTTCGACGACTGGCAGAAGATGCCCGATCAGATGAGCTTCGAAAACGCCTTCAAGGTGCAGTGGGAGCTGTTCCTGCGCCATATCGCGCTCGACGAGCCGTTCCGCTGGTCCCTGCTCGAGGGTGCCAAAGGCGTGCAGCTCGCCGAGAAGGGCCTCGAATCGTCCAGCAAGCGGGCCTGGGTCACCCTCCCGGTCCTGAAAGCCTAA
- a CDS encoding 4'-phosphopantetheinyl transferase superfamily protein, with protein sequence MTPKRSVHAVFDSELCLIGAPTDAELHGAVVQALTFLDHAPVVALPDMAFTTAQMARQLPAVLAVVATSVADLRDKLRIAERKLREGVSRIRDKSGLYYTRERLEQQGGRIAFVFPGELSPYPQMLCDICIAFPCCRAAFDETDDVCAGFPDMLPMSEWVFPASPASRGAPGNPLFTLTGAMLAAHTANTALARLLNRFDIRPDAVVGHSIGEFAALEAAGCYGALARTRRIAMLRDGISLLSQLDNHPRIPEAVILAVEGACSRERIADWVARYPGRITPAMQNGPSFTLLAIAPDSVSEIRAELDRDRIRHTVMQSRLPGHTPWFAHGLPPIEQHLSTWITQPPTLPLYSCASAAVMPSRASGVVAACLGQWTQTVLFDQTIEAMYADGIRIFIEVGARGLLAPQIGEQLGDRPHLALAANRIHRSDVLQLHHVLAQLAAHGVGCNAAELHRTRNSRLLALDRPDAVPPRTEAAVRLASALPEIRPFDLPFTVAGRPDVRTHTFSLPAMLRRGDFGAECPLLVAAEVVAEKRGVSIELLKTLSPDDYPFIRDCSLGTDRSAPSGTPLHGLTVLSITTGLELMAEAARRLVPRKRLAQALNIRAQRWVGFVRNAKQLNIKAEVVEWNDKRTIAVQARLFDPDESLQFATHFAEATFLFTNSSARDERILPPPLQDPKPADWTGSDIYPDRLIQGPLLQSVRRVTQRGADGLDYELAVLPRAGLVRHTPIPLFTCWPQILDGIGSGVMLWNAAEPFNGSLSMPFHIRSIRFLTAALAEGASLRCYLRIKDTTPKSHVANIQVTDGHGRMLVDITGWEDLQCRMPQPLHRLIMRPRDSYLSQALPKSLFGNVAASVVGGIVADIPPPLFEINQEIWLQALAFTILNAAEREEWFSMTGAPGRRVEWLLGRGVAKDCVRRYLLDCHQQLWASSDIPIWADDSGKPHPHGAWQDKTPLFIDLSIAHTPGLIAAAIVANARIGIDVERIGRELSEDLTRGVFTPEEHELAARSGEGPIAILRFWCAKEALSKALGTGIRYSPSDLRVCELDAATGTLSMTVTGQWLNAFRQLRGHTIPVKTTLFQEHVFASCVLPLGISGGVV encoded by the coding sequence ATGACCCCGAAACGCTCGGTTCATGCGGTGTTTGACTCGGAGCTGTGCCTGATCGGCGCGCCGACCGACGCTGAACTGCACGGCGCGGTCGTTCAGGCGCTGACCTTTCTCGACCATGCTCCCGTTGTCGCCCTCCCCGATATGGCCTTCACCACCGCGCAAATGGCACGCCAGCTCCCGGCCGTCCTGGCGGTGGTCGCCACGTCCGTCGCAGATTTGCGCGACAAGCTTCGCATCGCCGAGCGCAAACTGCGCGAGGGCGTGTCGCGCATCCGAGACAAATCGGGCCTCTATTACACCCGGGAGCGGCTCGAACAGCAGGGCGGCCGCATCGCCTTCGTTTTTCCCGGCGAGCTGTCGCCCTATCCGCAGATGTTGTGCGACATCTGTATCGCCTTTCCGTGCTGTCGTGCCGCATTTGACGAGACCGACGACGTCTGCGCAGGCTTTCCCGACATGCTGCCGATGAGCGAATGGGTCTTCCCCGCCTCGCCCGCCTCGCGCGGCGCGCCCGGCAACCCGCTCTTCACCCTGACTGGTGCCATGCTCGCCGCGCACACCGCCAACACCGCATTGGCCCGCCTCTTGAATCGGTTCGATATCCGGCCCGACGCCGTCGTCGGCCATAGCATCGGCGAGTTCGCCGCGCTCGAGGCCGCCGGCTGCTATGGCGCGCTTGCCCGCACACGCCGGATCGCCATGTTGCGCGACGGCATCTCGCTGCTTTCGCAACTCGACAATCATCCCCGCATCCCCGAGGCGGTGATCCTCGCTGTGGAGGGCGCCTGCAGCCGTGAGCGAATTGCCGACTGGGTCGCCCGCTATCCCGGACGCATCACCCCCGCCATGCAGAACGGCCCCTCGTTCACGCTTCTGGCGATCGCGCCCGATAGTGTGTCCGAGATCCGCGCCGAACTTGACCGGGACCGCATCCGCCACACGGTCATGCAAAGCCGTCTCCCCGGCCACACCCCCTGGTTCGCGCACGGCCTGCCGCCGATCGAGCAACACCTCTCGACCTGGATCACCCAGCCGCCGACCCTCCCGCTCTACTCCTGCGCCAGCGCCGCCGTCATGCCCAGCCGGGCTTCGGGCGTGGTCGCCGCCTGCCTCGGACAATGGACGCAAACCGTCCTGTTTGATCAGACCATCGAGGCCATGTATGCGGACGGCATCCGCATCTTCATCGAGGTTGGCGCCCGCGGCCTGCTCGCGCCCCAGATTGGTGAGCAGCTTGGCGACCGGCCGCATCTGGCTCTGGCGGCCAACCGCATCCATCGTTCCGATGTGCTGCAGCTTCATCATGTTCTGGCTCAACTGGCGGCGCACGGTGTCGGCTGCAACGCAGCGGAACTCCACCGCACCCGCAACTCGCGCCTCCTCGCGCTTGATCGGCCCGATGCGGTGCCGCCGCGCACCGAAGCGGCCGTGAGGCTGGCCTCCGCACTCCCCGAGATCCGCCCGTTTGATCTTCCGTTCACGGTCGCCGGACGCCCCGATGTGCGGACGCACACCTTCTCCCTCCCGGCGATGCTCAGACGCGGCGACTTCGGCGCCGAGTGCCCGCTTCTCGTGGCGGCCGAGGTCGTCGCCGAAAAGCGAGGCGTCTCGATTGAGCTGCTCAAAACCCTTTCACCCGACGACTACCCGTTCATCCGCGATTGTTCGCTCGGCACCGACCGATCGGCGCCATCAGGAACACCGCTGCATGGTCTCACCGTTCTCTCGATCACAACCGGTTTGGAGCTGATGGCCGAAGCGGCGCGTCGGCTGGTGCCGCGTAAACGGCTCGCCCAGGCGCTCAATATCCGGGCGCAGCGGTGGGTCGGATTCGTGCGCAACGCCAAACAGCTGAACATCAAGGCGGAGGTTGTCGAGTGGAACGACAAACGGACGATCGCCGTACAGGCGCGCCTGTTCGATCCGGATGAGTCCTTGCAGTTTGCCACGCATTTCGCCGAGGCGACATTCCTGTTCACGAATTCATCGGCGCGTGACGAACGCATCCTGCCGCCACCGCTGCAGGATCCGAAACCGGCCGACTGGACCGGAAGCGACATCTATCCAGACCGCCTGATTCAGGGTCCGCTCTTGCAGTCCGTGCGCCGCGTCACCCAGCGCGGCGCGGACGGTCTGGACTACGAGCTGGCGGTCCTGCCGCGCGCGGGTCTGGTCCGACACACGCCGATCCCCCTGTTCACCTGCTGGCCGCAGATTCTCGACGGCATCGGATCGGGCGTGATGCTGTGGAATGCGGCCGAGCCGTTCAACGGATCACTCTCCATGCCGTTCCATATCCGCAGCATCCGTTTCCTGACGGCCGCACTGGCTGAGGGCGCCTCCCTGCGCTGCTACCTGAGGATCAAGGACACCACCCCGAAATCGCACGTCGCCAACATCCAAGTCACCGACGGACACGGTCGGATGCTCGTCGATATCACCGGCTGGGAGGATCTCCAGTGCCGGATGCCCCAACCGCTTCACCGCCTCATCATGCGCCCGCGTGACAGTTATCTCTCCCAGGCGTTGCCTAAATCGCTGTTTGGCAACGTGGCCGCATCGGTGGTCGGCGGCATCGTGGCCGACATCCCGCCGCCGCTGTTCGAGATAAACCAGGAAATCTGGCTTCAGGCGCTGGCCTTCACGATCCTCAATGCCGCCGAACGCGAGGAATGGTTCTCGATGACGGGGGCGCCGGGACGCCGCGTCGAATGGCTGCTGGGCCGGGGCGTCGCGAAGGACTGCGTCCGGCGCTACCTGCTCGATTGCCATCAGCAATTGTGGGCCTCCTCAGACATTCCCATCTGGGCGGACGACTCGGGCAAGCCGCATCCGCACGGTGCTTGGCAAGACAAGACACCCCTGTTCATCGACTTGTCGATCGCCCACACCCCGGGCCTCATCGCCGCCGCTATCGTTGCCAATGCCCGAATTGGCATCGACGTCGAGCGGATCGGTCGCGAACTGAGCGAAGACCTCACCCGCGGGGTCTTTACGCCCGAGGAACACGAGCTGGCCGCGCGCTCCGGCGAAGGCCCCATCGCCATTCTCCGGTTCTGGTGCGCCAAGGAGGCGCTCTCCAAGGCTCTGGGCACGGGCATCCGTTACAGCCCGAGCGATTTGCGCGTCTGCGAGTTGGATGCCGCCACAGGAACCCTGAGCATGACGGTCACCGGACAGTGGCTCAACGCCTTTCGCCAGCTCCGCGGACACACCATCCCGGTCAAGACCACGCTGTTCCAGGAGCACGTCTTCGCCTCCTGCGTCCTCCCCCTCGGCATTTCCGGCGGCGTCGTCTGA
- a CDS encoding polyketide synthase, giving the protein MATPRADAEAIAIVGMGCRFAGVSGPAALWDQAMACRADFSDHPDPAALRVVDPSSSRFDCLPTRRGAYLKGLYAVDPDLPVLAEGDIGSDDPDALFLAQLTTEALRDAGFTVRNAPAGRVSLAVGYAPPFTPASTAWLMQTFVADQISALLHRFFPDASENDRLALLKHLRQALPPVGEPVFRQAFPHALAAQTASRFGFSGTAVVVNAGSVSALAAIRAATDDLLAHRSDLALAAALQGPISLAALFGIAAIYPLTPVGTPEPFSRDAAGTLPGEGGGVLVLRRRADAERNGERIYALIKSVSIASGVKSPATEGDAATIIERAIREASREADASPETCAYVETNGSGIATEDAAELEALSSIFGGRKGFRRTLALGTAKASIGHTLAASGLAGVCKSAWALARRVIPPTIAVERPHPRLTQPDAPFYLASEPRPWIHSRNLSPRRAGVSAWDSERLAAHCLLEEHPEAP; this is encoded by the coding sequence ATGGCCACACCCCGCGCAGACGCAGAGGCTATTGCGATTGTCGGCATGGGATGCCGTTTCGCCGGCGTCTCGGGACCGGCTGCGCTCTGGGATCAAGCCATGGCGTGCCGCGCCGATTTTTCGGATCATCCCGATCCGGCCGCGCTGCGGGTTGTTGATCCATCTTCATCCCGTTTCGACTGCCTACCGACACGCCGGGGCGCATACCTGAAGGGGTTGTACGCCGTGGACCCCGATTTGCCGGTCCTGGCGGAGGGCGATATCGGCAGCGATGATCCCGATGCGCTGTTTCTCGCGCAATTGACCACCGAGGCGCTCCGCGATGCGGGCTTCACGGTACGCAACGCCCCGGCGGGACGCGTCTCCCTGGCCGTGGGCTACGCGCCCCCGTTCACGCCAGCCTCGACCGCCTGGCTGATGCAGACGTTCGTCGCCGACCAGATCAGCGCCCTGCTGCACCGCTTCTTCCCGGACGCCTCGGAAAACGACCGTCTCGCGCTTCTCAAGCACCTCAGACAGGCGTTGCCGCCGGTCGGCGAGCCGGTCTTCCGGCAGGCATTCCCGCATGCGCTCGCGGCGCAAACCGCCAGCCGCTTCGGGTTCTCAGGCACCGCCGTCGTCGTCAATGCGGGGAGTGTCTCGGCCTTGGCGGCGATCCGGGCGGCAACCGACGATCTGCTCGCGCACCGTAGCGATTTGGCGCTCGCGGCAGCCCTTCAAGGTCCCATCTCGCTCGCCGCGCTTTTCGGCATCGCGGCCATCTATCCCCTCACCCCCGTCGGAACACCCGAGCCCTTCAGCCGTGATGCGGCGGGCACGCTCCCGGGAGAGGGTGGCGGGGTGCTTGTGCTGCGCCGGCGCGCCGACGCCGAGCGCAACGGCGAACGGATCTATGCGCTGATCAAAAGCGTCTCGATCGCCTCGGGCGTGAAATCTCCGGCAACCGAAGGTGACGCCGCCACGATCATCGAGCGGGCGATTCGCGAGGCGTCTCGCGAGGCAGATGCGTCCCCCGAAACCTGCGCCTATGTTGAGACGAATGGTTCGGGAATCGCCACCGAGGATGCGGCTGAGTTGGAGGCGCTGAGTTCCATTTTTGGCGGCCGGAAGGGCTTTCGCCGCACGCTTGCGCTCGGGACGGCCAAGGCATCGATCGGGCATACGTTGGCCGCCTCCGGCCTCGCCGGTGTCTGCAAGTCGGCCTGGGCGCTCGCGCGTCGGGTCATCCCGCCCACCATCGCCGTTGAACGCCCCCACCCCCGGTTGACGCAACCCGACGCGCCGTTCTACCTTGCGTCCGAGCCCCGTCCGTGGATCCACAGCCGCAACCTCTCGCCCCGCCGGGCCGGCGTCAGCGCGTGGGATAGCGAGCGCCTCGCCGCCCACTGCCTCCTCGAAGAACACCCGGAGGCGCCATGA